From Polypterus senegalus isolate Bchr_013 chromosome 15, ASM1683550v1, whole genome shotgun sequence, the proteins below share one genomic window:
- the LOC120515978 gene encoding uncharacterized protein LOC120515978 — protein sequence MTGKELNKKHGQFRSKKKLSNARQSRKPAKSSKNNTEQKKVKCAKTNWVNGLTSVRKRGTEFSHFGNPWGSIQEKYVRMDEDPGLWRWPNSTVVGPHRSHSQTCSVTNKSTRYPQCWIVSNGILEKKQEQEYADASVNFSESLKEESITFLDFCILTFEKLSSVFGRNPDYYNHVSQELLKKQFLLMSNFDSVIKDFSEKVGVCQPNHFKVPSVLQFMNTNIHYLLALRHAADQEIKAFEKEVAIITGERLGRDKNPKFANFVNFSESSVERYVHMACDILNSYSGQKYGCKKEWSAFCQVNGKTSKVVSARSNRFVHFFEAAAALMHHYVDIATFFTESYNSGPRNRINVIQESVQDDLFDETLQSLLCVLALVYLKVIGPYWQLLTSKAKYIDFRKYVQCLYQKLYEWSSDATPLLFKKFTDDNVFHRFLFPEEEHYYGVFSFCNPKNQYFPFIAKCLERVMKSFVSVTVKYLADFLPGGIYDHEPSTDACAKLKFCQLQHLMGNYPYGQHYSDTYRMPPNSKLQRNCYTSFMENSQVLNCKVLPQEFQNSAMIVSTVVSNGGPCKTKRDVDNLLFRLEGATLAKKVEAVQLQMNYQKNILGVTDTNFSHVGLSLKDMVENLKMVLADEDYTHTADHKELYSSDYQPAPRLQQSEVNAASTIIGGYDDDCLDDNSIYVNMAQCAVQAFESQDDDFCIS from the coding sequence ATGACAGGCAAAGAGCTTAACAAGAAGCATGGTCAGTTCAGGAGTAAGAAAAAGCTTTCAAATGCCAGACAATCTCGGAAACCAGCAAAATCTTCAAAAAACAATACAGAACAAAAGAAGGTAAAATGTGCAAAGACAAACTGGGTGAATGGGCTCACAAGTGTTCGTAAAAGAGGAACAGAATTCTCACATTTTGGAAACCCTTGGGGAAGTATACAAGAGAAATATGTCCGAATGGATGAGGATCCTGGACTTTGGAGATGGCCAAATTCTACAGTGGTTGGGCCACATCGTTCTCATAGTCAGACGTGTTCGGTGACAAATAAGTCTACCAGGTATCCACAGTGCTGGATTGTCTCAAATGGCATATTGGAAAAAAAGCAAGAGCAAGAGTATGCAGATGCAAGTGTGAATTTTAGTGAGTCATTAAAGGAGGAGAGTATAACTTTTCTGGATTTTTGTATTCTTACTTTTGAAAAATTGTCATCTGTGTTTGGCAGAAACCCTGATTATTACAACCATGTTTCCCAAGAACTtctgaaaaagcagtttttgctAATGTCCAATTTTGATAGTGTTATTAAAGACTTCAGTGAAAAAGTAGGAGTATGCCAGCCAAACCACTTTAAAGTACCATCAGTGTTACAGTTTATGAATACAAATATTCATTACCTCCTTGCTCTGAGGCATGCAGCTGACCAGGAGATCAAAGCTTTTGAAAAGGAAGTTGCAATTATAACTGGCGAACGACTAGGACGGGATAAGAACCCCAAGTTTGCAAATTTCGTTAACTTTTCTGAAAGCAGTGTTGAGCGATATGTTCATATGGCTTGTGATATTTTGAACTCTTACAGTGGTCAGAAATATGGATGTAAAAAGGAGTGGTCAGCATTTTGTCAAGTTAATGGTAAAACCTCCAAAGTGGTAAGTGCTCGCTCTAACAGATTTGTTCACTTCTTTGAAGCAGCTGCTGCTCTGATGCATCATTATGTGGACATTGCAACCTTCTTTACAGAGAGCTACAATTCTGGCCCACGGAATAGAATCAATGTGATACAAGAGAGTGTCCAGGATGACTTGTTTGATGAAACGCTGCAGTCCCTCCTCTGTGTACTCGCTTTGGTGTATCTAAAAGTCATTGGTCCTTACTGGCAACTTTTAACAAGTAAAGCAAAGTATATAGATTTTCGTAAGTATGTGCAGTGCCTTTATCAGAAGCTTTATGAGTGGTCATCGGATGCAACAcccttgctttttaaaaaattcacaGATGATAACGTTTTTCATCGCTTTCTCTTTCCAGAAGAGGAACATTATTATggagtgttttcattttgtaatccTAAAAACCAGTATTTCCCTTTCATTGCCAAGTGTCTAGAGCGTGTCATGAAGTCATTTGTTTCTGTTACTGTAAAATATCTTGCTGACTTTTTGCCGGGTGGGATTTATGACCATGAGCCAAGTACAGACGCTTGTGCAAAGCTAAAGTTCTGCCAGCTGCAGCATCTGATGGGCAACTATCCTTATGGACAACATTACAGTGACACATACAGGATGCCACCAAACTCTAAACTGCAAAGAAATTGTTACACATCTTTCATGGAAAACAGCCAAGTCTTAAACTGTAAAGTACTGCCTCAAGAGTTTCAAAATAGTGCAATGATTGTGTCCACTGTTGTGAGTAATGGAGGGCCTTGCAAAACAAAAAGGGATGTCGATAATCTGTTGTTCAGACTGGAAGGAGCGACTCTTGCCAAGAAGGTTGAAGCAGTACAACTGCAAATGAattatcaaaaaaacattttgggggTAACAGACACAAATTTCAGTCACGTTGGGCTTTCACTGAAAGATATggttgaaaatttaaaaatggtgttgGCTGATGAGGACTACACGCACACTGCAGACCACAAAGAGCTCTATAGCTCCGATTACCAACCGGCACCACGTTTGCAGCAGTCGGAAGTAAACGCTGCTTCTACCATTATAGGAGGCTATGATGACGACTGTTTGGATGACAActctatatatgtaaatatggcTCAGTGCGCTGTACAAGCATTTGAAAGTCAGGATGATGACTTTTGTATTTCTTGA